A single window of Bos javanicus breed banteng chromosome 19, ARS-OSU_banteng_1.0, whole genome shotgun sequence DNA harbors:
- the ALKBH5 gene encoding RNA demethylase ALKBH5 codes for MAAASGYTDLREKLKSMTSRDNYKAGSREAAAAAAAAVAAAAAAAAAAEPYAAPGAKRKYPEDSDPERSDFEEQQLQKEEEARKVKSGIRQMRLFSQDECAKIEARIDEVVSRAEKGLYNEHTVDRAPLRNKYFFGEGYTYGAQLQKRGPGQERLYPPGDVDEIPEWVHQLVIQKLVEHRVIPEGFVNSAVINDYQPGGCIVSHVDPIHIFERPIVSVSFFSDSALCFGCKFQFKPIRVSEPVLSLPVRRGSVTVLSGYAADEITHCIRPQDIKERRAVIILRKTRLDAPRLETKSLSSSVLPPSYASDRLSGNNRDPALKPKRSHRKADPDAAHRPRILEMDKEENRRSVLLPAHRRAGRFSSENYRRKSYEPGEDCSEAAGSPARKVKMRRH; via the exons ATGGCGGCCGCCAGCGGCTACACGGACCTGCGGGAGAAGCTCAAGTCCATGACGTCCCGGGACAACTACAAGGCGGGCAGTCGGGaggccgcggccgccgccgccgccgccgtggctgctgccgccgccgccgccgccgcggccgaGCCCTACGCGGCGCCCGGAGCCAAGCGCAAGTACCCGGAGGACTCGGACCCCGAGCGCAGTGACTtcgaggagcagcagctgcagaaggaggaggaggcacGCAAGGTGAAGAGCGGCATCCGTCAGATGCGCCTCTTCAGCCAGGACGAGTGCGCCAAGATCGAGGCCCGCATCGATGAGGTGGTGTCCCGCGCCGAAAAGGGCCTGTACAACGAGCACACGGTGGACCGGGCCCCGCTGCGCAACAAGTACTTCTTCGGCGAGGGCTACACGTACGGCGCGCAGCTGCAGAAGCGCGGGCCCGGCCAGGAGCGCCTCTACCCCCCCGGCGACGTGGACGAGATCCCCGAGTGGGTGCACCAGCTGGTCATCCAGAAGCTGGTGGAGCACCGCGTCATCCCCGAGGGCTTCGTCAACAGCGCCGTCATCAACGACTACCAGCCTGGCGGCTGCATCGTGTCCCACGTGGACCCCATCCACATCTTCGAGCGCCCCATCGTGTCCGTGTCCTTCTTCAGCGACTCCGCGCTCTGCTTCGGCTGCAAGTTCCAGTTCAAGCCTATCCGGGTGTCGGAGCCCGTGCTTTCCCTGCCGGTGCGCAGGGGGAGCGTGACTGTGCTCAG TGGATACGCTGCTGATGAAATCACCCACTGCATCCGGCCTCAGGACATCAAGGAGCGCAGAGCGGTCATCATCCTCAGGAA GACGAGATTAGATGCACCCCGATTGGAAACCAAGTCCCTGAGCAGCTCCGTGCTGCCACCCAGCTATGCCTCAGATCGTCTGTCGGGAAACAACAGGGACCCCGCTCTGAAACCCAAGCGGTCTCACCGCAAGGCAGACCCCGATGCTGCCCACAG GCCTCGGATTCTGGAGATGGACAAGGAGGAGAACCGGCGGTCTGTGCTGTTGCCCGCACACCGGCGGGCAGGCCGCTTCAGCTCCGAGAACTACCGGCGCAAGTCCTACGAGCCCGGGGAGGACTGCTCGGAGGCGGCGGGCAGCCCCGCCCGCAAGGTGAAGATGCGGCGGCACTAA